The proteins below come from a single Zea mays cultivar B73 chromosome 8, Zm-B73-REFERENCE-NAM-5.0, whole genome shotgun sequence genomic window:
- the LOC100193795 gene encoding uncharacterized protein LOC100193795, whose translation MDSSSSAGAGDDRWRLSKKGRSRSGRPHAMDAAAGSVLSRSYSASVSSSRSTAAGTSTAAATGSSAAAPSSQQQQQQQQAGAAACPAESSSSSSSSSSRLSKKCVEAVKEHRARFYIVRRCVSMLVCWRDY comes from the coding sequence ATGGATTCGTCCTCGTCAGCCGGGGCCGGGGACGACAGGTGGAGGCTGTCCAAGAAGGGGCGGAGCAGATCCGGCAGGCCGCACGCCATGGACGCCGCCGCGGGGAGCGTGCTCAGCCGGAGCTACTCGGCCAGCGTGAGCAGCAGCAGGAGTACTGCAGCAGGCACCAGTACTGCAGCAGCCACAGGCAGCTCTGCCGCCGCCCCGTcttctcagcagcagcagcaacaacaacaagcagGCGCCGCCGCCTGCCCAgcggagtcgtcgtcgtcgtcgtcgtcgtcgtcgtcgcggcTGTCCAAGAAGTGCGTGGAGGCGGTGAAGGAGCACCGCGCGCGCTTCTACATCGTCCGGCGCTGCGTCTCCATGCTCGTCTGCTGGCGCGACTACTAG
- the LOC100381392 gene encoding uncharacterized protein LOC100381392: protein MKHQVLKGQQMLSQSGDAIATYKYDENASVRLLYYAIIMHEYPFSIAQHRYFVKFIKSLRPSFPSKSRVTVCKEIMELYKEEKNLLYAQFNKLSCRVSFTMDTWTSIQNKSYLCVTAHWIDDHWKMQKRIINFMHVEGSHGGIKLSDTFFANVLNWNLDKKMFALSLDNAAANKVAVEIVIENAKELLVCDGKFFHVRCANHILNLVARDGLSCLGNVIGNIRQFVTIIKRSPLQLEAFEKCAKECGLDPKKTLSLDVATRWNSTYIMIRDAIYYKNAFDRLAKKDKDKYGHINPSSTDWLNATNISKCLKKFYDVTLLFSGTSYPTANHFFRKFSEIKMAIARWCDSSDLVICTMAFSMRHKFDKYWEMNNLALAVGAFLDPRYKHRMIELYMSKMYGSDKAELEKLVFMNVINELFAYYSAVINAKSTTKGSSSRESEFVPHKNTCLVDEEEDEVDLDELYATTSNDKKVSELDLYMSEDLVKVNDNEATFDILSWWKGQVTNFPILSTLARDVLSMQVSTVASESAFSSGGRIVDAFRSRLKPEFIEALVCCKDWKIASEKDLEIEIKTLSEPMNDVDLEDAAAIGT from the exons ATGAAGCATCAAGTTTTGAAAGGTCAACAAATGCTTAGTCAGAGTGGGGATGCCATAGCAACATATAAATATGATGAGAATGCTAGTGTGAGACTTTTATATTATGCCATTATCATGCATGAGTATCCGTTTAGTATTGCTCAACATAGGTACTTTGTGAAATTCATCAAATCATTAAGACCATCATTTCCTTCGAAGTCTCGTGTTACTGTTTGTAAAGAGATCATGGAACTTTATAAGGAGGAAAAGAATCTACTGTATGCACAATTCAATAAACTATCATGTCGTGTTAGTTTTACTATGGATACTTGGACATCTATTCAGAACAAGTCATATTTGTGTGTTACTGCACATTGGATTGATGATCATTGGAAAATGCAAAAAAGGATTATCAACTTTATGCATGTAGAAGGCAGCCATGGAGGAATAAAATTGAGCGATACATTTTTTGCAAAtgtgttgaattggaacctagatAAGAAAATGTTTGCTCTTTCTTTGGATAATGCTGCTGCAAACAAGGTAGCCGTTGAGATAGTGATTGAAAATGCTAAAGAGTTGCTTGTATGTGATGGAAAATTCTTTCATGTTAGATGTGCAAATCATATATTGAATCTAGTTGCTAGAGATGGATTATCATGCCTTGGAAATGTCATTGGAAACATTAGACAATTTGTAACAATTATCAAAAGGTCACCTTTGCAGTTGGAGGCATTTGAGAAATGTGCTAAAGAATGTGGTCTAGACCCTAAAAAGACCCTTTCCTTGGATGTTGCTACTAGATGGAACTCTACATATATCATGATTAGAGATGCCATTTACTATAAGAATGCTTTTGATCGTCTGGCTAAAAAAGATAAGGACAAATATGGTCACATCAATCCTTCAAGCACTGATTGGTTGAATGCAACAAATATTAGCAAGTGTTTGAAAAAATTCTATGATGTCACATTGCTTTTTTCCGGTACTTCATATCCTACTGCAAATCATTTCTTTCGGAAGTTTTCTGAGATTAAGATGGCTATTGCAAGATGGTGTGATAGTAGTGATCTGGTAATTTGCACAATGGCATTTTCTATGAGACACAAGTTTGATAAATATTGGGAAATGAACAATTTAGCTTTGGCAGTGGGAGCATTtcttgatcctagatacaaacataGGATGATTGAGCTATATATGTCTAAGATGTATGGCAGTGATAAAGCCGAGTTAGAGAAATTAGTATTCATGAATGTTATCAATGAATtatttgcatattattcagcAGTCATCAATGCAAAATCAACCACAAAAGGTTCTAGTTCAAGAGAGAGTGAGTTTGTTCCACATAAAAATACTTGTTTGGTGgatgaggaggaggatgaggttgatcttgatgagttgtaTGCAACAACAAGCAATGACAAGAAGGTGTCAGAGTTAGATTTGTATATGAGCGAGGACCTAGTGAAGGTCAATGACAATGAAGCAACATTTGATATCCTATCATGGTGGAAAGGGCaagtcacaaattttcctattcttTCTACCCTTGCTCGTGATGTGTTGTCTATGCAAGTGTCTACTGTTGCTTCAGAGTCTGCATTTAGTTCGGGTGGACGCATTGTTGATGCATTCCGTTCAAGACTCAAACCAGAATTTATTGAGGCATTGGTTTGTTGTAAAGATTGGAAGATTGCTTCGGAGAAAG ATTTGGAGATTGAAATTAAAACCTTAAGTGAACCTATGAATGACGTTGACTTGGAGGATGCTGCTGCAATTGGAACTTGA